Proteins encoded together in one Deinococcus irradiatisoli window:
- a CDS encoding agmatine deiminase family protein: MTHLTPQDPTPRDLGFAMPPEWAPHAATWMGWPQDDELWFGHLAGVRDEFAQLVRTIARFEPVQLLVRDEESERDARARLQGANVTFHRQALDDVWLRDSGPIFVTRGKQLSLINWRFNAWGGKFEFQHDDQVPEYVAATLNLSHWDRPEVLEGGGLEVNGAGVGLTTRSCFLTPTRNPELSEADYAALLRSTLGIEKLLWLEGGLENDHTDGHIDTITRFADERTIVTSVTDDPQDANFAVMQRNLQALREMTDAQGRPFEIVELPLPEARLEGAEGRLPPTYANFYIGNGFVVVPQYHDANDKAALERLRPLFPGREVIGLPSRQIIEGGGSFHCVTQQQPLGAPWRGEGS, translated from the coding sequence ATGACGCACCTTACCCCCCAGGACCCCACCCCCCGCGACCTCGGCTTCGCCATGCCGCCGGAGTGGGCGCCGCACGCCGCCACCTGGATGGGCTGGCCCCAGGACGACGAGCTGTGGTTCGGTCACCTCGCCGGCGTGCGCGACGAATTTGCCCAGCTGGTGCGCACCATCGCCCGCTTCGAGCCGGTGCAACTGCTGGTGCGCGACGAGGAAAGCGAACGCGACGCCCGCGCCCGTTTGCAGGGGGCCAATGTCACCTTTCACCGTCAGGCGCTCGACGACGTGTGGCTGCGCGACAGCGGCCCGATCTTCGTGACGCGCGGCAAACAGCTCTCGCTGATCAACTGGCGCTTCAACGCCTGGGGCGGCAAGTTCGAGTTCCAGCATGACGATCAGGTGCCGGAATATGTGGCGGCGACGCTCAACCTCAGCCACTGGGACCGGCCCGAGGTGCTCGAAGGCGGCGGCCTGGAAGTCAACGGGGCGGGCGTGGGCCTGACCACCCGGTCGTGCTTTCTGACGCCGACCCGCAACCCGGAACTGTCCGAAGCCGACTACGCGGCCCTACTGCGCTCGACCCTGGGCATCGAGAAACTGCTGTGGCTGGAAGGCGGCCTGGAAAACGACCACACCGACGGCCACATCGACACCATCACCCGTTTTGCCGACGAGCGCACCATCGTGACCAGCGTGACCGACGATCCGCAGGACGCCAACTTCGCCGTGATGCAGCGCAATTTGCAGGCCCTGCGCGAGATGACCGACGCTCAGGGCCGGCCCTTTGAGATCGTGGAACTGCCGCTGCCCGAGGCGCGGCTCGAAGGCGCCGAGGGCCGCCTGCCGCCCACCTACGCCAACTTTTATATCGGCAACGGGTTCGTGGTGGTGCCGCAGTACCACGACGCCAACGACAAGGCGGCGCTGGAACGCTTGCGGCCGCTGTTTCCAGGCCGCGAGGTGATCGGGCTGCCCAGCCGCCAGATCATCGAGGGCGGCGGGTCGTTTCACTGCGTCACGCAGCAGCAGCCGCTCGGCGCGCCGTGGCGGGGCGAGGGCAGCTAG
- a CDS encoding HD domain-containing protein, with product MQRGDAYELMLQFTPSESLRRHMLNVEAAMRFYAREWQEDEELYAVTGLLHDFDYELHPSEHPFWGVEYLRQHTDLGEDVLTAILGHATYSGVARDTKLARTLFAVDELTGLVQAAALVRPDKDVRQVELGSLKKRFKNKAFAAGVNREEVVQGAQELGVDLDTHMANVLKAMAGMEP from the coding sequence ATGCAGCGAGGCGACGCTTACGAACTCATGCTTCAGTTCACGCCCTCCGAATCCCTGCGGCGGCACATGCTCAACGTGGAAGCCGCCATGCGCTTCTACGCCCGCGAGTGGCAGGAAGACGAGGAGTTGTACGCCGTGACGGGCCTGCTCCACGACTTCGACTACGAGCTGCACCCCAGCGAGCACCCCTTCTGGGGTGTGGAGTACCTGCGCCAGCACACCGACCTCGGCGAGGACGTGCTGACGGCGATTCTCGGGCACGCGACCTACAGCGGCGTGGCCCGCGACACCAAGCTGGCCCGGACGCTCTTTGCCGTGGACGAACTCACCGGGCTGGTGCAGGCCGCCGCCCTGGTGCGCCCCGACAAGGACGTGCGGCAGGTTGAGCTGGGCAGCCTGAAAAAGCGCTTCAAGAACAAGGCCTTCGCGGCGGGCGTCAACCGCGAGGAAGTCGTTCAGGGCGCGCAAGAACTCGGTGTGGACCTCGACACGCACATGGCCAATGTCTTAAAAGCGATGGCCGGGATGGAGCCCTAG
- the map gene encoding type I methionyl aminopeptidase: MTITTEAEFRGMQRAGQVVAETLRTLKAAIRPGITPAELDALAGQVFGRCGAQSAPRLTYNAPVNVFVSVNDDIVHGLPTQRPLAAGDVVSIDVTPIVEGYIADAAVTVAVPPASPVVMRLIDCAESAFQAGMTAARAGRPVHGIGQAIEREVKRRGFTVLRELFGHGVGRAIHEEPNVPNYYRPGDRTRLHEGLVIAVEPMVSSGRSPKVRTRRDGWTLSTTDGGLAAHFEHTVMVRQGKPLILTA, from the coding sequence ATGACCATCACCACCGAAGCGGAATTCCGGGGCATGCAGCGGGCCGGCCAGGTCGTCGCCGAGACGCTGCGCACCTTGAAGGCGGCCATCCGCCCGGGCATCACGCCCGCCGAACTCGACGCCCTGGCCGGCCAGGTGTTTGGGCGCTGCGGCGCCCAGTCCGCGCCGCGCCTGACCTACAACGCGCCGGTCAACGTCTTTGTCAGCGTCAACGACGACATCGTCCACGGCCTGCCGACGCAGCGGCCGCTGGCGGCAGGTGACGTGGTGAGCATCGACGTCACGCCCATCGTGGAGGGGTACATCGCCGACGCCGCCGTGACCGTGGCGGTGCCCCCGGCTTCCCCGGTCGTGATGCGCCTGATCGACTGCGCCGAGTCGGCGTTCCAGGCCGGGATGACGGCGGCCCGGGCCGGGCGACCGGTGCACGGCATCGGGCAGGCCATCGAGCGCGAGGTCAAGCGCCGAGGCTTCACGGTGCTGCGCGAACTCTTCGGACACGGGGTGGGCCGCGCCATCCACGAGGAACCCAACGTGCCGAACTACTACCGGCCCGGCGACCGCACCCGGCTGCACGAGGGGCTGGTCATCGCGGTCGAGCCGATGGTCTCCAGCGGGCGCTCGCCCAAAGTCCGGACCCGGCGCGACGGCTGGACGCTGAGCACCACCGACGGCGGACTGGCGGCCCACTTCGAGCACACCGTGATGGTCCGGCAGGGAAAACCGCTGATCCTGACCGCCTAG
- the alr gene encoding alanine racemase, protein MLARSRAEVSVSALRRNAELLAHRAGAHLIAPVKANAYGHGVALVVDALKDLPDIWGFAAALPREAQALAALKPGKPVLLLTPAAPEEFAELADLGVRLSVSTAEEVAALPAHAKVHLKVETGMNRSGARPLEAVKLGQQLAERGLLEGVYTHFARADEPDLGATYRQLELFRGVLDQLPPVLAHAANGGGVLGLGAVEGLALARPGLALYGYAPEHLHGSFPLRPALRLTARVGSVHTVYAGEQISYGGLYTADQDQEIATVQFGYADGYPRNATLKAHCVVQGEVRPVRGRICMDQFMLDVSGLKVRPGDWVEIWGSGEVTLGDVARWGETVDYEVLTGLGERIERVAAE, encoded by the coding sequence ATGTTGGCCCGCTCCCGCGCTGAAGTCTCTGTCTCGGCCCTGCGCCGCAACGCCGAACTGCTTGCCCACCGCGCCGGAGCGCACCTGATCGCGCCGGTCAAGGCCAATGCCTACGGGCACGGCGTGGCGCTGGTGGTGGACGCCCTCAAGGACCTGCCGGACATCTGGGGTTTCGCGGCGGCGCTGCCGCGTGAAGCGCAGGCGCTGGCGGCTTTGAAGCCCGGCAAACCGGTGCTGCTCTTGACCCCCGCCGCGCCGGAGGAATTCGCCGAACTCGCGGACCTGGGCGTTCGGCTCAGCGTCAGCACCGCCGAGGAAGTCGCCGCCCTGCCCGCCCACGCCAAAGTTCACCTGAAAGTCGAGACCGGCATGAACCGCAGCGGCGCCCGGCCCCTTGAGGCGGTGAAACTGGGCCAGCAACTGGCCGAACGCGGGCTGCTCGAAGGCGTCTACACCCACTTCGCCCGCGCCGACGAACCGGATCTGGGTGCCACCTACCGCCAGCTGGAGCTGTTTCGCGGCGTGCTGGACCAGCTGCCCCCGGTGCTGGCGCACGCGGCCAACGGCGGCGGCGTGCTGGGCCTGGGCGCGGTGGAGGGGCTGGCGCTGGCCCGGCCCGGCCTGGCGCTCTACGGCTACGCGCCGGAGCACCTGCACGGTAGCTTTCCGCTGCGTCCGGCCCTGCGCCTCACCGCCCGCGTCGGCTCGGTGCACACCGTGTATGCCGGCGAGCAGATCAGTTACGGGGGGCTCTACACCGCCGACCAAGACCAGGAAATCGCCACGGTGCAGTTCGGCTACGCCGACGGCTATCCGCGCAACGCCACCCTGAAGGCCCACTGCGTGGTGCAGGGTGAGGTGCGCCCGGTGCGGGGGCGCATCTGCATGGACCAGTTCATGCTGGACGTCAGCGGCCTGAAGGTGCGTCCCGGTGACTGGGTAGAAATCTGGGGCAGCGGAGAAGTGACGCTCGGCGACGTGGCCCGCTGGGGCGAGACGGTGGACTACGAGGTGCTGACTGGCCTGGGCGAGCGCATCGAGCGGGTGGCCGCAGAGTAA
- a CDS encoding HAD family hydrolase, which produces MPASPTPDRLQALIFDFDGTILDTETREFRRWEALYREHGRELALADWQQGIGTWDAFDPWAGLPDHVRDRREEVHGELHRLILADIEADDLRPGVRGVLEEARASGLRLALATSSDREWVTRWLGHHGLLEWFEVMSTRNDVARVKPDPELYALSARRLHLPPQACLAIEDSFNGASAAVAAGMPVVVVPNEVTASQPFPPTWPRLDGFTTLGDLLASAGYEAPTRS; this is translated from the coding sequence ATGCCTGCCTCCCCGACCCCCGACCGCCTTCAGGCGCTGATCTTCGACTTCGACGGCACCATCCTCGACACCGAGACCCGTGAATTCCGCCGCTGGGAAGCGCTCTACCGTGAGCACGGGCGCGAGCTGGCCCTCGCCGACTGGCAACAGGGCATCGGCACCTGGGACGCCTTCGATCCCTGGGCCGGGCTGCCCGACCATGTGCGCGACCGCAGAGAGGAGGTGCACGGCGAGCTGCACCGCCTGATTCTGGCCGACATCGAGGCCGACGATCTGCGCCCCGGCGTGCGCGGCGTGCTGGAAGAAGCGCGCGCGTCGGGCCTGCGGCTGGCCCTGGCGACCAGCAGCGACCGCGAGTGGGTCACGCGCTGGCTGGGGCACCACGGGCTGCTGGAGTGGTTCGAGGTGATGAGCACCCGCAACGACGTGGCCCGCGTCAAACCGGACCCCGAGCTCTACGCCCTGAGCGCCCGGCGACTGCACCTGCCGCCCCAGGCCTGCCTGGCAATTGAGGACAGCTTCAACGGCGCGTCGGCGGCGGTGGCGGCGGGGATGCCGGTCGTGGTGGTGCCCAACGAAGTCACCGCCAGCCAGCCGTTTCCCCCGACCTGGCCGCGCCTGGACGGCTTCACCACCCTGGGCGACCTGCTGGCGTCGGCGGGATACGAAGCGCCGACACGCTCCTGA